Proteins from a single region of Hyphomicrobiales bacterium:
- the modC gene encoding molybdenum ABC transporter ATP-binding protein, producing the protein MIEVAVQGQVGSFALDASFSSGSGVTALFGRSGSGKSTIVGMIAGLVRPVSGRIVVGDRVLFDSAHGIDIAARHRRVGMVFQEARLFPHMSVARNLTYGRWAGRRGDGRSFDEVVGLLGLQKLLQRRPQTLSGGEKQRVAIGRALLSAPEILLMDEPLASLDEPRKAEILPYLERLRRETSIPIVYVSHAIDEVARLAETLVIVSGGKVAAVGPLAEVLTRIDLGPATGRHEASSVLEGVVARHDTEWQLTEIAVGEALMRLPQIDMPVGTRMRLRVRARDVAISLAAPTGTSFQNILPGEVIEVAEDDTPLAELVLSVSGQRLRARLTRRSMAELDLKPGKPVFAMVKSMAFERRLVGSE; encoded by the coding sequence ATGATCGAAGTCGCGGTCCAGGGTCAGGTCGGTTCCTTCGCGCTCGACGCGTCGTTCTCGAGCGGCTCGGGTGTGACCGCGCTGTTCGGTCGCTCGGGCAGCGGCAAATCCACCATCGTCGGCATGATCGCCGGACTGGTGCGGCCAGTGAGCGGACGCATCGTCGTCGGCGACCGGGTGCTGTTCGATTCCGCGCATGGCATCGATATCGCGGCCCGCCATCGCCGGGTCGGTATGGTGTTCCAGGAAGCCCGGCTCTTCCCGCATATGAGTGTCGCGCGCAACCTCACCTATGGTCGCTGGGCGGGGCGGCGGGGCGACGGGCGCTCCTTCGATGAAGTGGTTGGGCTGCTCGGGCTACAGAAGCTTTTGCAGCGGCGGCCGCAGACCCTGTCGGGCGGTGAAAAGCAGCGCGTCGCCATCGGTCGTGCCCTCCTGTCGGCGCCGGAAATCCTGCTGATGGATGAGCCGCTCGCCTCGCTCGATGAACCACGCAAGGCCGAAATCCTGCCCTATCTGGAGCGGCTGCGGCGCGAGACGTCGATCCCGATCGTTTATGTCAGCCATGCCATCGACGAGGTGGCACGGCTTGCCGAGACGCTGGTCATTGTGTCCGGCGGCAAGGTTGCCGCGGTCGGTCCGCTCGCCGAAGTTCTGACCCGCATCGACCTTGGCCCGGCGACCGGCCGGCACGAGGCGAGTTCCGTTCTCGAAGGCGTCGTCGCGCGCCACGACACCGAATGGCAGCTGACAGAGATCGCGGTTGGCGAGGCGTTGATGCGTTTGCCGCAGATCGACATGCCGGTGGGTACGCGGATGCGGCTTCGGGTGCGCGCCCGCGACGTCGCCATATCGCTTGCCGCGCCAACCGGCACGAGCTTTCAGAACATTCTGCCTGGCGAGGTGATCGAGGTCGCCGAAGACGATACGCCGCTTGCCGAACTGGTGCTATCGGTCAGCGGGCAGCGGCTGCGCGCGCGGCTCACACGCCGCTCCATGGCCGAACTCGACCTCAAGCCGGGCAAGCCGGTTTTCGCGATGGTCAAGAGCATGGCCTTCGAGCGTCGCCTCGTCGGTAGCGAATGA